Within the Nitrosococcus wardiae genome, the region CGGCTTGGAAAAATCGCCTTTTGGCTGATGTTTATCGGTTTCAATATTGCTTTCTTTCCGATGCATTTGAGTGGCCTGGAGGGTATGCCGCGGCGGGTGTTCACATACTCAGCCGGTACGGATCTCGACGTGCTGAACCTGGTGTCGAGCGTCGGTGCCTATATTCTAGCCTCGGGAATCGCCGTCTTCGTCTGGGACGTTGTCCGCCCTAAGAAAAAACAGCCCTATGCTGAGCGCAACCCGTGGGGTGCTGGTACCCTCGAATGGCTGACGGAGATGCCAGGCAAGCCTTGGGGTACCCGTTCCATCCCCGAAATCGACGGCCGCTATCCCTTGTGGGATCAGCCTAATTTCATGCGAGACGTTGACGAGGGTCGTTTCTACCTTCCGGATGCGGAGGAGGGGAAGCGTGAGACAATCATTACCACCACCATTGATGCCCAGCCTATCCAGTGCCTACGGGTTCCCGGGCCCACTTTCCTCACCTTTTTTGCGGCCATGTTTACGGGCGGCGTCTTTATCTTTGGCACTTTCCATTGGTGGTGGCCGGCGGCCATCAGCGGCGTGCTGGCGCTTGGCACCATTCTCGTCTGGCTGTGGACCGGCACGGCCCTAATTCCCGAGAAAAAGGAGAAATATGTCGGCCTCGGCCTGACACTGCCGCTCTATGGCTCGGGCCCCAATTCGGTGGGTTGGTGGGCCATGTTCATTACCATGCTCGGCGACATGGTCGCTTACGTCAGTCTTGTTTTTGGCTACTTCTTCTATTGGACCATCCACGACGATTTTCCCCCTGATCCTGCGGCAGGTCCGGGTGTATTTTGGCCGCTAGCGGCGGCGGTGCTGCTGCTGGGAGCCTGGTTGTTGACAGTATTGGCACACCACTGGAACAGGCGCGGCCGTACGCTGATTTTCTACGGAGCGCTGCTGGGCGCTGTCGTCATGGCGGTGGCCGGCGGTATTGCGCTCCTTGCCGGTCCCTGGCTCGGCGGTCTCGACCCGGCAAGCCACGTTTATCCTGCCATCGTCTGGGTATTGGTTTTATGGACGGTGATTCATATTGTCGTGGGAGTAATCATGCAACTCTACTGTATTATACGGCGGTTGGCCGGTCGGCTGACTTCCCGCCACGACATTGATATCGCCAATGTAAAGCTTTACTGGCACTTCATGGCTGTTACTGCCGTCACCACGGTGGCTGTTATCGCCGGTTTTCCACAGCTTGCCTGAGGATTGCGCCATGACTAAGCTTTCGGAAAAGAATGAGAGTTTATGGCTTCTGATTCTCTCGCCAACAATCTGGGCTACACACTTTCTGCTGTGCTATTTTACCGCCGCCCTCTGGTGCGCGAAGGTAGCCGGTCGCTACGGATCGCTTGGTGATGTCCGGATAGTGATTATGATCTATACGGCGCTTGCGCTCATCGGGATCGGCATTATCGGCTGGATTGCCTTCCGCCGGCACACCACCGGCACCGCTACCGTCCCCCATGATTTTGATACACCCCAGGATCGCCACCGCTTCCTAGGGTTTGCCTCGCTGCTGCTCTCGCTCCTGAGCGCGGTAGGTACCCTTTATGTGGCCCTCGTCGCTGTCTTTATGGAGACTTGCCACTGATGTGCTCCGTCCTGCTGACACCCGGCCTGCTTATGCTGATGGGGGTGGAGTGGGCGGTCGGTTCCCCGGAGGATGCATGAGGCAGCTGCGCCGTACTGCGGATCTTCTACTCGCCAGTGTGCGAAGCCTTAACTGGAGGCGCCAGCTACGCACCATCATTGTTTTTCTCGCTGTGCTTGCCGTGGGCGGCTTCCTCATAGCGGCTTCTGGCATTATCCCTATCAAGGCAAGTTCCGGTCACTGGGCCCTCACGCGTTGGTTTCTCAGTTTCTCCATGAGCCGTTCCGTCGCTACCCATAGTATGGGCATCAAGGTACCGAAGCTTGCCGATCCAAGCCTGGTACTGCAAGGAGCCGGTCACTACGAGACTGGCTGCCGCTTCTGTCATGGTCGCCCTGGTTTGCGTCATCCGCCTGTCCCGCGGCAGATGACTCCGCATCCGCCCTACCTCCCACCGGTTCTGCCGAAACGGGAGTCCGGGGAACTCTTCTATATTGTCAAGCATGGAGTCAAGTTTACAGGGATGCCAGCCTGGCCGGCACTGCAACGGGATGACGAAGTATGGGCAATGGTGGCATTTTTGCGGGTGTTGCCGAAGCTGAATGCGGCGCAATACGAAGAACTCATCCGGGGAGACGATCCCGTCCGTGATGGCAAGCAAGCGGAGGAGGTGCCGCCGGTGGTCGTGGAAAGCTGCGGGCGCTGCCATGGCGTAGACGGCCTCGGGCGTGGCGTAGGCGCATTTCCTCGGTTGGCGGGGCAGCACATCCCCTACCTTTACGCCTCGCTGAGTGCATATGCACGGGGAGAGCGCCATAGCGGGATGATGGAACCCATTGCCGCGGAGTTGAGCTCGGAGGAGAGACGCACGCTCGCGCGGTACTACGGCAACTTACCCCCCTCTATTCCCCTACCACCCCAGAAAGGGCTGGCAGAGGCTATTGAACGGGGCGAAATCATTGCGAAGCAAGGGATTCCCAGTCAGCGCATCCCCTCCTGCGTAGATTGTCACGGTCCCAGTACTATCCCCCGTAACCCTTACTATCCTGTACTCGCTGGCCAGTATTTCGAGTATCTCGTCTCGCAGCTTAAGCTCTTCGCCAAAGAATATCGAGGTGGAACGCCCTACGTTCGGCTCATGCACCCCACCGCCCATCAACTGACCGAGGAGCAAATACGCGATGTTGCCCGATATTATGCTTCGCTGCCTTGAGCTGCCAAACCTGCTTTTTCCCTGCCGCCTAATGCGCCGGAGCAATAACCCCGGCGAGTCTCAATCACTGGGCACAATTACGGCTCATCTTGGTCTCTTTCTCCCCTC harbors:
- a CDS encoding c-type cytochrome, whose protein sequence is MLRPADTRPAYADGGGVGGRFPGGCMRQLRRTADLLLASVRSLNWRRQLRTIIVFLAVLAVGGFLIAASGIIPIKASSGHWALTRWFLSFSMSRSVATHSMGIKVPKLADPSLVLQGAGHYETGCRFCHGRPGLRHPPVPRQMTPHPPYLPPVLPKRESGELFYIVKHGVKFTGMPAWPALQRDDEVWAMVAFLRVLPKLNAAQYEELIRGDDPVRDGKQAEEVPPVVVESCGRCHGVDGLGRGVGAFPRLAGQHIPYLYASLSAYARGERHSGMMEPIAAELSSEERRTLARYYGNLPPSIPLPPQKGLAEAIERGEIIAKQGIPSQRIPSCVDCHGPSTIPRNPYYPVLAGQYFEYLVSQLKLFAKEYRGGTPYVRLMHPTAHQLTEEQIRDVARYYASLP